Below is a window of Nocardioides sp. S-1144 DNA.
GCGACGTCGACCTGCCCGACAACTTCGCCGGTCCCGGCGACCGCACCGCGGTCGCGATGGTGACCTACGACGGCATGCGCTGGTTCGTGCTCGCCCGCGAGCTCGACGGCTCGCCGCCGCAGTACCTCCCGACCGCCGGCAGCGTCGGCGGGGCGACGATCCAGGAGTTCCTGTCCTACGCCGCCGACCAGTACGGCAGCGGTGAGGGGCTGCGATGACCGCGACCGACCGCGACCGCGAGTTCACCGACTTCGTTGCCGCCCGCCAGCAGCACCTGCGCCGGATCGCCTACGCCGTCTGCGGCGACTGGAACCGTGCCGACGACGTCTTGCAGACCGCCCTGACCAAGCTGTACGTCGCGTGGCCCCGGTTGCACCGCGACGGCCGCGAGGAGGCCTACGTGCGCCAGATCATCGTGCGCGCCGACATCGACGAGCACCGCCGGCCGTGGCGGCGCCGCGAGCGGGCCGGGCTCGAGGGGCACGACCGGGCCGCGCGCGAGCCGCTGCCGGTCGAGGAGCGCTCCGAGCTGTTCGCGGCGCTGCAGGCGCTGCCGCCGATGCAGCGCCGCGCCGTCGTCCTGCGCCACTGGCTCGGGCTGTCGGTCGAGGAGACCGCCGCCGAGCTCGGCGTCGCGACCGGCACCGTCAAGAGCCACACCTCCCGCGGGGTCGCCGCCCTCCAGGCGGCGCTCGCCCCGAACGGCAGCTGAGCGCGGGTCGGCGCGACGTCGCGCCGGCCCGGCCCGGCCCCCGTGCTCAGCCGCGCCAGGTGGTGTCGGGGGCGCCGTCGGAGAGGTCGGCGTGCTCGCGGACCCAGGAGTGCATGGCGATCGCCGCCGCGGCCGAGGCGTTGATCGAGCGGGTGGAGCCGAACTGGGCGATCGAGAAGGTGCCGGCGCAGACGTCGCGGGCGGCGTCGGAGAGCCCGGGCCCCTCCTGCCCGAACAGGAAGCAGACGCGGCGCGGCAGCCGCATCGTCTCGAGGTGGGCCGAGCCGGGGAGGTTGTCGATGCCCCAGACGGGGACGCCGCCGCCGGGCCGGTCGGCGAGGTACCCGGCGAGGTCGCCGGCGCTCGGGTGGTGCCGCACGTGCTGGTAGCGGTCGGTCACCATCGCGCCGCGCCGGTTCCAGCGGCGGTTGCCGACGATGTGCACCTCCGCGGCGAGGAACGCGTTCGCGGAGCGGACGATCGTGCCGATGTTGAAGTCGTGCTGCCAGTTCTCGATCGCCACGTGGAACCCGTGGCGGCGCGCGTCGAGGTCGGCCCGGATCGCCTCGACGCTCCAGTAGCGGTAGCGGTCGACGACGTTGCGCCGGTCACCGGCGCCCAGCAGCTCGGGGTCGTAGACCTCGCTGCCCGCGCCGTCGGGCCACGGACCGGGCCACGGACCGACGCCGACCTCGACCGGTCCGTGCGGCATCGGGTCGTACGGCGCCCGCTGCTCGGCCCCCGCACTCGGGGGGATCTCAGGGTCGGCCGGATGCACAGGGAGACGCTACGACAGGTAGGTTTTGGGTGTGAGTCTGCTGGTTGCCGTCCCTGATCTCGTCCCGTTGCTGCTGGGGATCAAGTGGATGGAGCCCGAGTGGCTCCTCGACAACTTCGGCGGCACGCTGATCTGGATCAGCCTGGCGATCGTCTTCGTCGAGTGCGGTCTGTTCTTCCCGTTCCTGCCCGGCGACACGCTGCTCTTCGCGCTCGGCCTGTTCATCGCCGGCGAGCAGATCCACATCTTCGGCATGGGCGAACCGCTCGTCGAGCTCGCCGTCGCGCTCGTGCTGCTGACGATCGCCGGCTTCCTGGGCAACGTCGTGGGCTACGAGATCGGCCGCAAGCTGGGCCCACCGCTCTACGAGCGCGACGGGCGGATCCTCAAGCGCAAGTACTTCGACAACACCACCGCGTTCTTCGACAAGCACGGCAACAAGGCCCTGGTCATCGGCCGCTTCGTGCCCTTCGTCCGCACCTACATCACCGTGGTCGCCGGGGTCACGCAGATGGAGCGGCGCCGCTTCTTCACCTGGAGCGCCATCGGCGCGGTGCTCTGGGTCTGCTCGATCACCATGCTCGGCTACTTCCTCGGGGCGACGTTCCCCTCGATCGGCGACAACATCGACTACGCGATGATCGCGATCCTCATCTTCACCCTGGCGCCCCTGGTCTACGAGGGCGTCAAGCACCGGCGCGAGCTGCGCCGCGGCGAGGACCCCGACGCCGAGGCCCGCACGGCCGAGGCGTAGGGCTCGCGCCCGGGCATCACGCCCGGGCGGCGCGGACGGCGTCCAGGTCGGCCTTGGTGAGGATCGAGCGGACCTCGAGCCCGACGTCGGCGAGCGGGTTCTGCCCGGCCGGCGAGCGGTCGATCGCGCAGACGACCACCTCGACGATCGCGCCGCCCTCGCGCAGCGCCCGGGTGGCGTCGCGCACGGCGCCGCCGGTGGTGATGACGTCCTCGACGAGCGTCACCCGCCGCCCGGCGTACGGCGGGCCCTCGGCGAGCTTGCAGGTGCCGTAGGTCTTCGCCTCCTTGCGCACGAAGAGGGCCGGGGTGCCGGTGATCGAGCTGACCACCGTGGCGATCGGGATGCCGCCCATCTCGAGGCCGCCGAGCAGCTCGGTGTCCTGCGGGATCACCTGGATCATCTCGCGCGCGACCCGGCCGAGCAGCAGCGGATCGGCCTCGAAGAGGTACTTGTCGAAGTACTCGTGCGAGACCTGGCCGGAGCGGAGGGTGAACTCCCCGGTCAGGCGGCAGCAGGCGTCGATGTCGGCAGCGAGGGAGTCGTCCGTGGTCGTCACCGGGCCAGTCTCCCAGGACTAGTGTCGACGAGGTGACCGCGTCCCGCCTGCACGGCATCCCCCCG
It encodes the following:
- a CDS encoding SigE family RNA polymerase sigma factor, with product MTATDRDREFTDFVAARQQHLRRIAYAVCGDWNRADDVLQTALTKLYVAWPRLHRDGREEAYVRQIIVRADIDEHRRPWRRRERAGLEGHDRAAREPLPVEERSELFAALQALPPMQRRAVVLRHWLGLSVEETAAELGVATGTVKSHTSRGVAALQAALAPNGS
- a CDS encoding TrmH family RNA methyltransferase is translated as MPHGPVEVGVGPWPGPWPDGAGSEVYDPELLGAGDRRNVVDRYRYWSVEAIRADLDARRHGFHVAIENWQHDFNIGTIVRSANAFLAAEVHIVGNRRWNRRGAMVTDRYQHVRHHPSAGDLAGYLADRPGGGVPVWGIDNLPGSAHLETMRLPRRVCFLFGQEGPGLSDAARDVCAGTFSIAQFGSTRSINASAAAAIAMHSWVREHADLSDGAPDTTWRG
- a CDS encoding DedA family protein, encoding MSLLVAVPDLVPLLLGIKWMEPEWLLDNFGGTLIWISLAIVFVECGLFFPFLPGDTLLFALGLFIAGEQIHIFGMGEPLVELAVALVLLTIAGFLGNVVGYEIGRKLGPPLYERDGRILKRKYFDNTTAFFDKHGNKALVIGRFVPFVRTYITVVAGVTQMERRRFFTWSAIGAVLWVCSITMLGYFLGATFPSIGDNIDYAMIAILIFTLAPLVYEGVKHRRELRRGEDPDAEARTAEA
- the pyrE gene encoding orotate phosphoribosyltransferase codes for the protein MTTTDDSLAADIDACCRLTGEFTLRSGQVSHEYFDKYLFEADPLLLGRVAREMIQVIPQDTELLGGLEMGGIPIATVVSSITGTPALFVRKEAKTYGTCKLAEGPPYAGRRVTLVEDVITTGGAVRDATRALREGGAIVEVVVCAIDRSPAGQNPLADVGLEVRSILTKADLDAVRAARA